The Colletotrichum higginsianum IMI 349063 chromosome 2, whole genome shotgun sequence genome has a segment encoding these proteins:
- a CDS encoding Zinc carboxypeptidase: protein MKFLAGLALVLPLASAAAVTPLEKKISYDGFKAFRISTHNDAASIKKKIANIAAIPFNLDNSEHLDVAIPAGDVSKFEKLGLETSVLHEDLGATIAEEGKFAPYERNDDVSLQALPSLTWFNSYHTFADHQQFIRDLQSNFPSNSELINAGNSYGGRSLLGIHLWGSGGKDSKPAIYWHGTVHAREWVTTMVVEYLTYQLIDGYQKNDAAVKALLDKYDFYILPIVNPDGFAYSQTNDRLWRKNRQPRSGSTCIGTDINRNWPFNWQLPGGASTSFCSETYKGQAAGDTPEMVALKAYTDRLAAGRGIKLFIDWHSYGQYILLPYGYDCSARAANHARQMTLAGNTANTIAQSYGTRFTYGPSCSTLYATTGSAPDYLTGAARAEFAWTIELRPAGASGGGFILPAAQILPSAIEQWNGIKYLLANV from the exons ATGAAGTTCCTCGCCGGTCTCGCCCTTGTGCTGCCGCTGGCGTCCGCCGCGGCCGTCACGCCcctggagaagaagatcagCTACGACGGCTTCAAGGCCTTCCGCATCTCCACGCACAACGACGCCGCCTCgatcaagaagaagatcgcCAACATCGCCGCGATCCCCTTCAACCTCGACAACAGCGAGCACCTGGACGTCGCCATCCCCGCGGGTGACGTTTCCAAGTTCGAGAAGCTTGGCCTCGAGACGTCGGTCCTGcacgaggacctcggcgccaccatcgccgaggagggcaaATTTGCCCCCTATGAGA GAAACGACGATGTCAGCCTCCAGGCTCTTCCCAGCCTGACGTGGTTCAACTCGTACCACACCTTCGCCGACCACCAGCAGTTCATCCGCGACTTGCAGTCCAACTTCCCCTCCAACTCTGAGTTGATCAACGCTGGTAACTCGTACGGCGGACGCTCGCTCCTTGGTATTCACCTCTGGGGTagcggcggcaaggactCCAAGCCCGCCATCTACTGGCACGGTACTGTCCACGCCCGCGAATGGGTCACGACCATG GTGGTCGAGTACTTGACCTACCAGCTTATTGACGGTTACCAAAAGAACGACGCTGCTGTCAAggcccttctcgacaagTACGACTTCTACATCCTGCCCATCGTCAACCCCGACG GTTTCGCCTACAGTCAGACCAACGACCGTCTCTGGCGCAAGAACCGCCAGCCCCGGTCTGGCAGCACCTGTATCGGCACCGACATCAACCG AAACTGGCCCTTCAACTGGCAActccccggcggcgcctcCACGAGCTTCTGCTCCGAGACGTACAAgggccaggccgccggcgacacCCCCGAGATGGTCGCCCTCAAGGCCTACACcgaccgcctcgccgccggccgcggcaTCAAGCTCTTCATCGACTGGCACAGCTACGGCCAGTACATCCTGCTGCCCTACGGCTACGACTGCTCCGCCCGGGCCGCCAACCACGCGCGCCAGATGACGCTCGCCGGCAACACGGCCAACACCATCGCCCAGTCGTACGGCACCCGCTTCACCTACGGGCCCAGCTGCTCGACCCTCTACGCCACCACCGGCAGCGCGCCCGACTAcctcaccggcgccgcccgcgccgagtTCGCCTGGACCATCGAGCTGAggcccgccggcgcctccggCGGTGGTTTCATCCTGCCTGCCGCCCAGATCCTGCCCAGTGCCATCGAGCAGTGGAACGGAATCAAGTACCTGCTCGCCAACGTTTag